The Bacteroidetes bacterium SB0662_bin_6 genome includes a region encoding these proteins:
- a CDS encoding TM2 domain-containing protein yields MDYFDISDKGFVPTILLCFLLGTFGVHRFYVGKVGTGLLMLFTLGGLGVWTLVDLILIICGKFSDADGAWIKMT; encoded by the coding sequence ATGGACTACTTCGATATCAGTGACAAGGGCTTTGTGCCTACGATTTTGTTGTGCTTCTTGCTGGGCACGTTTGGGGTTCATCGTTTTTATGTGGGCAAGGTCGGTACCGGTCTCCTGATGCTTTTTACCCTTGGAGGACTGGGTGTCTGGACACTGGTTGATTTGATCCTGATTATCTGCGGGAAATTTTCCGATGCGGACGGTGCATGGATTAAAATGACCTGA
- a CDS encoding PHP domain-containing protein — translation MPVGQFSFRAMQVDLHTHTTCSDGKCTPAELVQKLQACGLRGLAITDHDTIAAWQEARPVADRLGIELIPGVELSVSMGRMRMHVLGYCFDPANERLNEQFATLQKQRKDRMFAILDRLNALGAPLDPADVLNRAGNGSVGRPHVAQALADAGHVTSYREAFRRYLHDEGPAYVPKPPFTAREGIALLHAAGGVAVLAHPGLGIQVDMITRLVELGLDGIETVHPCHTRVMTFEYEYLAEKLGLIQTGGSDYHGLHKDEARNLLRYSVPYDRLESMRRVAA, via the coding sequence ATGCCGGTAGGTCAATTCTCATTCCGGGCCATGCAGGTCGATTTGCACACACATACCACCTGTTCCGACGGGAAATGCACTCCTGCCGAACTGGTGCAAAAGCTGCAGGCATGCGGATTGCGCGGCCTGGCCATTACGGATCACGACACGATCGCGGCGTGGCAGGAAGCCCGTCCCGTGGCGGATCGACTGGGAATCGAATTGATTCCCGGCGTTGAACTCAGCGTCAGCATGGGTCGTATGAGGATGCATGTGCTGGGGTATTGTTTCGATCCGGCGAATGAGCGGCTGAACGAGCAATTCGCCACGTTGCAGAAGCAGCGGAAAGATCGCATGTTTGCGATACTTGATCGCCTGAATGCACTGGGCGCGCCGCTCGATCCCGCGGACGTATTGAACCGGGCAGGTAATGGATCGGTGGGGCGTCCTCATGTGGCGCAGGCGCTTGCGGATGCAGGCCATGTGACGTCGTACAGAGAGGCGTTCAGACGTTATTTGCATGATGAGGGTCCGGCGTATGTGCCGAAGCCGCCGTTTACGGCCCGGGAGGGCATTGCCTTGTTGCACGCCGCAGGCGGGGTAGCCGTCCTTGCGCATCCGGGGCTGGGCATACAGGTCGACATGATCACCAGGCTCGTGGAGCTTGGGCTGGACGGGATCGAGACCGTGCATCCTTGTCATACGCGCGTCATGACATTCGAGTATGAATATCTTGCCGAAAAACTTGGGCTCATTCAGACAGGAGGATCGGATTATCATGGGTTGCACAAGGACGAAGCACGGAATTTGCTTCGGTACAGCGTTCCGTACGATCGGTTGGAGTCGATGCGCCGGGTGGCGGCGTAA